A DNA window from Fundidesulfovibrio soli contains the following coding sequences:
- the recD gene encoding exodeoxyribonuclease V subunit alpha, translated as MLQTEYGCVTRLRDGSFFESMDLHLANCLCNLANKDLPDLALAAALTSRATGMGHVCLDLEHPFSSTFPEASAEFPDRERLREALAGMPGVGGPGDFEPLILDGTRLYLARYHRYERELAQALTGMAAGALQVDSGKLAAILGRLFPGSDASGPDMQKVAAFAAARRRLTVITGGPGTGKTTTVARIVALLAELEDIPPSRIGLAAPTGKAAARLSESLASAFAGISLPESLVAHGPLKAATLHRLLGMKPGAAVPRHGAEDPLAYTVLIVDEASMVDLPLMAKLVRAMPEDGRLILLGDRDQLASVEAGAVLSDICKEEYQHGFSPGFISDFAQVDASATRLSSIRDGASPLADSVVALTKTWRFKDTSGIAAISSALRDGDAARTASVLRSTHEDLFWRKLGSAEGLEDALAPVLEHAAKALVACDPGEAFAAWAAFQLLTPLRKGPYGVESLNALIERRLRERGAITGRGWWYPGKPVMVRRNDPALKLFNGDIGVTLPEQDGSLKVHFRADGGYRSFPPARLQDVEEVYAMTVHKSQGSEFEAVMLLLPDQDSPILTRELLYTAITRAKREAVVVLSGDVFLKSIERRVVRHSGLGGRLWVR; from the coding sequence ATGCTGCAAACTGAATACGGTTGTGTGACCAGACTCCGCGATGGGAGCTTCTTCGAGAGCATGGACCTCCATCTCGCCAACTGCCTCTGCAATCTGGCGAACAAGGACCTCCCCGATCTGGCCCTGGCGGCCGCTCTCACAAGCCGGGCCACTGGCATGGGCCACGTCTGCCTGGACCTGGAGCACCCCTTCTCCTCAACCTTCCCGGAAGCCTCGGCTGAGTTCCCGGACCGGGAGCGCCTGCGCGAGGCCCTGGCCGGAATGCCCGGCGTGGGCGGCCCTGGCGACTTCGAACCGCTCATCCTGGACGGAACCCGACTGTACCTCGCCAGATACCACCGCTACGAGAGGGAACTGGCTCAAGCCCTTACGGGCATGGCCGCCGGAGCGCTCCAGGTGGACTCCGGCAAACTGGCCGCCATTCTCGGCAGGCTCTTCCCTGGCTCCGACGCCTCTGGGCCGGATATGCAGAAAGTTGCCGCATTCGCTGCGGCACGCCGGAGGCTGACCGTTATCACCGGCGGGCCGGGAACAGGAAAGACCACCACCGTGGCCAGGATCGTTGCCCTCCTGGCCGAGCTCGAAGATATCCCCCCCAGCCGCATCGGCCTTGCGGCCCCGACGGGCAAGGCTGCCGCGCGGCTGTCGGAGTCGTTGGCGTCCGCTTTCGCGGGAATATCTCTCCCAGAGTCTCTGGTCGCGCACGGACCCTTGAAAGCCGCCACGCTCCACCGGCTGCTCGGCATGAAGCCCGGCGCGGCCGTCCCCCGGCACGGCGCAGAGGATCCATTGGCTTACACGGTGCTCATCGTGGATGAGGCCTCAATGGTGGATCTGCCGCTCATGGCCAAATTGGTAAGGGCGATGCCTGAAGACGGACGGCTCATCCTCCTGGGCGACCGGGACCAGCTGGCCTCTGTGGAGGCCGGGGCCGTGCTTTCCGACATCTGCAAGGAGGAGTATCAGCACGGCTTCTCCCCCGGTTTTATCAGTGACTTCGCTCAGGTTGACGCATCCGCGACACGTTTGAGCTCCATCAGGGACGGCGCGTCCCCGCTGGCGGACTCCGTGGTGGCGCTCACCAAGACCTGGCGGTTCAAGGACACAAGCGGCATCGCGGCCATCAGCTCCGCATTGCGGGACGGCGACGCCGCAAGGACCGCTTCAGTGCTCAGATCTACACACGAGGATTTGTTTTGGCGGAAGCTTGGGAGCGCCGAGGGTCTTGAGGACGCGCTGGCCCCAGTGCTGGAGCACGCGGCGAAGGCCCTTGTCGCCTGCGACCCCGGGGAGGCCTTCGCGGCCTGGGCTGCCTTCCAGCTGCTCACCCCGCTCAGGAAGGGGCCGTACGGAGTGGAGAGTCTCAACGCCCTCATCGAGCGCAGACTCAGGGAGCGCGGCGCCATCACGGGCAGAGGCTGGTGGTATCCGGGCAAGCCGGTGATGGTGCGCAGAAACGACCCGGCCCTCAAACTGTTCAATGGAGACATCGGAGTGACTCTGCCTGAACAGGACGGCTCATTGAAGGTCCATTTCCGCGCGGACGGAGGGTACAGGAGCTTCCCGCCCGCCAGGCTTCAGGACGTGGAAGAAGTCTACGCCATGACCGTGCACAAATCGCAGGGCTCGGAGTTCGAGGCAGTGATGCTCCTGCTGCCGGACCAGGACAGCCCGATCCTGACCAGGGAACTGCTGTACACGGCCATCACCAGGGCGAAGCGAGAGGCCGTCGTGGTCCTGTCTGGCGATGTGTTTCTGAAGTCTATCGAACGCAGGGTCGTCAGGCATTCGGGGCTGGGGGGGCGGTTGTGGGTGAGGTGA